A genomic stretch from Falco naumanni isolate bFalNau1 chromosome 4, bFalNau1.pat, whole genome shotgun sequence includes:
- the NATD1 gene encoding protein NATD1 isoform X1 — protein MAHSAPLGLLEQGCPIQVEHDRKRRQFTVRLNGCHDKAVLLYEYVGKRIVDLQHTEVPDAYRGRGIAKHLAKAALDFVVEEDLKAHLTCWYIQKYVKENPLPQYLEHLQP, from the exons ATGGCGCACTCGGCGCCGCTCGGcctcctggagcagggctgccccatCCAGGTGGAGCACGATCGCAAGCGGCGGCAGTTCACCGTGCGGCTGAACG GTTGCCATGACAAGGCAGTGCTGCTCTACGAATACGTGGGGAAGCGGATCGTGGACTTGCAGCACACAGAAGTACCAGACGCCTATCGAGGGAGAGGAATAGCCAAGCACCTCGCAAAG GCAGCCCTGGACTTTGTGGTGGAGGAGGACCTGAAAGCTCACCTGACGTGCTGGTACATTCAGAAATACGTCAAGGAGAACCCGCTGCCGCAGTACCTGGAACACTTGCAGCCTTAA
- the TMEM11 gene encoding transmembrane protein 11, mitochondrial, translating into MAAWGRRRAGPGSTNSGGGRERVTLSSTDCYIVHEIYNGENAQDQFEYELEQALEAQYKYIVIEPTRIGDETARWITVGNCLHKTAVLAGTTCLFTPLALPVDYSHYISLPAGVLSVACCTLYGISWQFDPCCKYQVEYDAYKLSRLPLHTLTSSTPVVLVRKDDLHRKRLHNTIALAALVYCVKKIYELYAV; encoded by the exons ATGGCGGCGTGGGGAAGGAGGCGCGCTGGCCCCGGCAGCACCAACAGCGGTGGCGGCCGGGAGAG GGTCACCTTGTCCTCCACGGACTGTTACATCGTGCATGAAATCTACAATGGGGAGAATGCACAGGACCAGTTTGAGTATGAGCTGGAGCAGGCCCTGGAAGCGCAGTACAAATACATAGTGATAGAGCCCACTCGCATTGGGGACGAGACGGCCCGCTGGATCACTGTCGGGAACTGCCTGCACAAGACCGCCGTGTTAGCGGGCACCACCTGTCTCTTCACCCCTCTGGCACTTCCAGTAGATTATTCTCACTACATCTCCCTGCCCGCTGGTGTGCTGAGCGTGGCTTGCTGCACCCTTTATGGTATCTCTTGGCAATTTGATCCCTGTTGCAAGTACCAAGTAGAGTACGATGCCTATAAACTTTCCCGCCTGCCCCTGCATACGCTCACCTCCTCCACTCCAGTGGTGCTGGTGAGGAAGGACGACCTGCACAGAAAGAGACTGCACAACACGATAGCACTCGCTGCCCTGGTGTACTGTGTAAAGAAGATCTATGAACTCTATGCTGTATGA
- the NATD1 gene encoding protein NATD1 isoform X2: MAPVSLMSLLGGSSFYHQGCHDKAVLLYEYVGKRIVDLQHTEVPDAYRGRGIAKHLAKAALDFVVEEDLKAHLTCWYIQKYVKENPLPQYLEHLQP; the protein is encoded by the exons ATGGCACCAGTGTCCCTGATGTCCTTGCTGGGTGGCTCCAGCTTCTATCACCAAG GTTGCCATGACAAGGCAGTGCTGCTCTACGAATACGTGGGGAAGCGGATCGTGGACTTGCAGCACACAGAAGTACCAGACGCCTATCGAGGGAGAGGAATAGCCAAGCACCTCGCAAAG GCAGCCCTGGACTTTGTGGTGGAGGAGGACCTGAAAGCTCACCTGACGTGCTGGTACATTCAGAAATACGTCAAGGAGAACCCGCTGCCGCAGTACCTGGAACACTTGCAGCCTTAA